From the Tepidimicrobium xylanilyticum genome, the window ATGATTCTTGAAAAAAATATTAAACAATATGAAGAAAACTTTGGAGAAATAAACGTTAGTGATAATTTCTTAAAAAGCCTTAATTTATTGGAGGAATAATTAATGGCTACTGTAGAAGAATATATAGTAAAAAATAATATGGATTATAAATATGTAACTTATAATAAAGATTCTAGTCAAGTGTATATCTTGGACAATAAATCACTTAGGTTGTTACTTAATGGATTTTATAATGCTGGGTACATAAAATGTGTTAAAGACATATATAATTTATATGAGGAATCTTTAAATAGTTCCACCCAATTTGGAGGTTATAATATGGATATAGATAGAATTTTGGATCATTTAGTTAAGTTAGATGATAAATATGATAAGAAAATAGATATGTTAAGTAATAAACTAGATAATGTAATAGATAGTTTAAATAAGCTAAATAGAGAAGTCGGAGAAATAAAAACAGATGTTGATAATATAGATAAAAGGAGTAGTTTTTGGAAATCATATATTATGGCTCCAATAATTACATCTGTAATAACAGCAATACTTGTAAAAATTATTGGCTAATATGAAAAAGATTAAAAATATCATTGTTAATGATTTTGATTTTTCCTTGTTAAACTATCAAATGTTCCCTAAGAATGTAGAGAGATCAGAATTATATATGGTATAAATAGAGGTAGGGAAGCAAAATCCTACCTTTTTTATTTAATCCCTTTACACAGAACTTACGTTCGTATATAATATGTTTAAAGGGGGAATGACCATGCTAAATGAAAAAGAATCTAAACTATTTGATGCTATCGTAAAATACATAGATGAAAATGGATATAGTCCATCTGTAAGAGAGTTAAGTGAAATTGTAGGTTTTAAGTCTACAAGTACAGTTCATAGATATTTAAGTAAGTTGGAGGAAAAAGGATATATTGAGAGAAGAGAGAATAGCCCAAGAGCATTAAGGGTTTTATAAGACATTTAAATCATATTCATTCATTTGGCATTCATAAGTTATATAGATTATAGAGGTAGAATATTATAAATCCTACCTCTTTTTTATTCATACGAAAAAAAACGACCTTTAATTTTCTCCTACAACGAAAAATAAAAGATATAGCTATATTTTACATATATATTTTATAAAAAGCCTAAAAATGGCTAACACAAAGTCAGGTATTGAATTACGACCAATAACATCAAATAAAATATAAAAAGTTGGTTTTTATATCTATAATTGTTCTAAAGAAAAAGAAAATAAAAGTATGTTGTATTGTGGTTATTTCATGGGAAATACTTTAATAATTTCATATAGTTTTTCCAAGTCGGATATTCTTTCTCTGCTTCTCATTTTGAAATTGTTTTTCTGTGGACTTGCAACAAACTACCTAAGCCTTTTTGAGTTAAATTAAACTTAATTCTTAATTGTTTAATTTTCTTACCGTAATCGCTACTAATAAATCTAAAATAATCATCATATATGATGGTAGGATTTACTCCAAGTGCATGTGATATTTTATCAATAATATTTATAGAATGTTCTACTAAATTGTTTTCATATCTGATAATAGTAGCTCTATCTAATCCAGCCTTTACTGCAAGTTCTTCTTGTTTCATATTGTTTAATAATCTATAATATTTAATACGGAAGCCTATTGTAGGTAAATCTGAAGTGGATTTAAGTAAATTTTGGCTATGATGAAATGTTTCCGTAATGTTACTATTGCTAATGAAATTTTAATGACCATGAGATCTAATAAAAAATCCAAAGGAGAAGTTTCTTTACAGGAGCCTATAGGTATTGATAAAGAAGGTAATGAAATATCCTTATTAGATATATTAGGTACTGATACAGATCATATATTAGATGAAGTTCATTTAAAGCTGCAAACTAAAAGATTGTATAATGCTATTAATAAGGTATTGAAAGATAGAGAAAGGAAGATACTTGAATTAAGATATGGATTGACGGATGGAGGTTGCAGGACTCAAAG encodes:
- a CDS encoding helix-turn-helix transcriptional regulator, whose product is MSNSNITETFHHSQNLLKSTSDLPTIGFRIKYYRLLNNMKQEELAVKAGLDRATIIRYENNLVEHSINIIDKISHALGVNPTIIYDDYFRFISSDYGKKIKQLRIKFNLTQKGLGSLLQVHRKTISK
- a CDS encoding sigma-70 family RNA polymerase sigma factor — encoded protein: MMKCFRNVTIANEILMTMRSNKKSKGEVSLQEPIGIDKEGNEISLLDILGTDTDHILDEVHLKLQTKRLYNAINKVLKDRERKILELRYGLTDGGCRTQREIASMLGISRSYVSRIEKRALEKLSKALNS
- a CDS encoding LexA family protein, encoding MLNEKESKLFDAIVKYIDENGYSPSVRELSEIVGFKSTSTVHRYLSKLEEKGYIERRENSPRALRVL